In one Brassica oleracea var. oleracea cultivar TO1000 chromosome C9, BOL, whole genome shotgun sequence genomic region, the following are encoded:
- the LOC106314956 gene encoding F-box/kelch-repeat protein SKIP6-like, with translation MSSHEEQPHQEKRQRKEEASPISCSSDDLVLNCLARVWRSDHAALSLVSKSYRSLVASPDLYKIRSLIGRTETYVYVCLRILRRRKTLDASDLIPIPSLSSQPVEASSVVVLDSGIYVIGGLIDGEKRTSDVWSLDCWTHVWHPVPSMGAARAYGAAGVVDGKIYVFGGCDVHDDCGEVFDPNTQTWDNLPPMPKRKGGNKHIHDSMVRVHKVYAVDETERTFYYSPREGKWGTGNRGQLVGKPRDWCMIDNLLFCLSRNGTLFWCEPDELDLHGTEMVMNTEEILDRWEQKRIMHGMATLKMSKYGLIDKFEGLHPGARMCSSGGNIVLFWDRPKLGHLHIWSAEISLERLQVGEIWGNIEWSNIVMPADESFQEPKKHRFLESK, from the exons ATGTCCAGTCACGAAGAGCAACCCCACCAAGAAAAGAGGCAGAGGAAGGAAGAGGCGTCTCCGATATCATGTTCGTCAGATGATCTGGTTCTGAACTGTCTGGCTAGAGTCTGGAGATCAGACCACGCGGCCTTATCTCTGGTCTCCAAAAGTTATCGCTCTCTAGTGGCATCTCCTGATCTTTACAAGATCCGATCGCTGATTGGTCGCACTGAAACATATGTCTACGTATGCTTACGAATCCTCCGTCGTAGAAAAACCCTAGACGCCTCTGATCTAATTCCGATCCCTTCGCTCTCCTCCCAGCCAGTGGAAGCATCTTCCGTTGTGGTGCTGGACTCGGGCATCTATGTAATCGGTGGGTTGATAGACGGGGAGAAGCGCACTTCCGACGTCTGGAGCTTGGATTGTTGGACTCACGTGTGGCACCCTGTCCCTTCCATGGGAGCGGCTCGAGCTTACGGGGCTGCTGGTGTGGTAGACGGGAAGATTTACGTGTTTGGAGGCTGCGATGTTCATGATGACTGTGGAGAGGTATTCGATCCAAACACTCAAACTTGGGATAATTTGCCACCGATGCCGAAACGGAAGGGAGGTAATAAGCATATCCACGACAGTATGGTGAGGGTTCATAAGGTTTACGCAGTGGATGAAACGGAGAGAACCTTTTACTACTCGCCGAGGGAAGGTAAATGGGGGACAGGGAACCGTGGACAACTGGTAGGAAAGCCAAGGGACTGGTGTATGATTGATAACTTGCTCTTTTGTCTTAGCAGAAACGGAACTTTATTTTGGTGTGAGCCGGATGAGTTGGATTTGCATGGAACAGAGATGGTGATGAATACAGAGGAG ATTCTTGATCGGTGGGAGCAAAAGAGGATCATGCATGGTATGGCCACGTTAAAGATGAGCAAGTATGGTCTAATCGACAAGTTTGAAGGTTTACATCCTGGGGCCAGAATGTGCAGCTCCGGTGGGAACATTGTGCTTTTCTGGGACCGCCCCAAGTTGGGACATCTTCATATTTGGTCTGCCGAGATTTCCTTGGAGAGACTCCAAGTAGGCGAGATTTGGGGCAACATTGAGTGGTCTAACATTGTCATGCCCGCTGATGAATCTTTTCAAGAACCCAAGAAG CATCGGTTCTTAGAATCAAAGTAA